A genomic segment from Pristiophorus japonicus isolate sPriJap1 chromosome 16, sPriJap1.hap1, whole genome shotgun sequence encodes:
- the hic1 gene encoding hypermethylated in cancer 1 protein, giving the protein MPMLDAMEMPNHAKQLLLQLNRQRTKGFLCDVIIVVQNALFRAHKNILAASSVYLKSLVVHDNLVNLDPEMVSPGIFRTILDYIYTGRLNEADQGNEQNLGAILAAASYLQLPDLVALCKKKLKRNGTYFHIRTGFSSYGKLGRGLRTSTPVIQSCYSVASRLLDSQPLHSINTHSGELYAPPSQGHRVHAQAMCLPDQSSPQMLGLDLSKRSPLGPSLQQEEAHSADSRQTSPPTTASLLTNGASYKDQPRLAAHRMETDEAVGNESSVFRSNSLANEPKGRAESQEDVMSRWLKQEPLSHFVEECEREKGAKGERQERKVDMLAGPGQGRYPGLGCDEAEDEKSSSDDTSSDEPCPSGPMDRYHCSHLSYEPENFGDNLYVCIPCGKGFPSSEQLNAHVETHTEEDLFHKEVAEQTTPFLDKSNQGLGEMIRPYRCSSCDKSYKDPATLRQHEKTHWLTRPYPCSICGKKFTQRGTMTRHMRSHLGLKPFACEACGMRFTRQYRLTEHMRIHSGEKPYECQICGGKFAQQRNLISHMKMHTSDCKPKMDFADTVYPLAKFAADHLGINQEKAAEILSQSAHLANDAKLLDSFSAP; this is encoded by the coding sequence ATGCCGATGCTGGATGCGATGGAGATGCCCAACCATGCCAAACAGCTCCTGCTACAGCTGAACAGGCAGCGAACCAAAGGCTTCTTGTGCGATGTGATCATTGTGGTCCAGAACGCGCTCTTCCGGGCTCACAAGAACATCCTGGCTGCCAGCAGCGTCTACTTGAAATCCTTGGTGGTTCACGACAACCTGGTTAACCTGGACCCGGAAATGGTCAGTCCTGGGATATTCCGGACCATCCTGGATTACATCTACACCGGCAGGTTGAACGAGGCCGACCAAGGGAACGAGCAGAATTTAGGCGCGATCCTCGCAGCCGCCAGTTATCTTCAGCTGCCAGACCTGGTGGCTCTTTGTAAGAAAAAACTCAAACGCAACGGGACTTATTTCCACATCAGGACAGGGTTCTCCTCCTATGGGAAACTCGGGAGGGGGCTGAGGACATCCACGCCCGTTATTCAGTCTTGTTACTCGGTCGCCTCCAGACTGCTGGACAGCCAGCCACTGCACAGCATCAACACGCACTCCGGGGAGCTGTACGCTCCACCTTCTCAGGGCCATCGGGTGCAcgctcaggcaatgtgtctcccagACCAAAGCTCCCCGCAAATGCTGGGCCTCGACCTGTCCAAGAGGAGCCCGCTCGGCCCTTCTCTCcagcaggaggaggcgcattcggcAGACTCCAGGCAGACCAGCCCGCCTACCACTGCCTCCCTCCTCACCAATGGTGCCTCCTACAAGGACCAGCCGCGACTTGCTGCCCACCGAATGGAAACGGACGAGGCAGTGGGCAACGAGAGTAGCGTCTTCAGGAGCAACAGCCTGGCCAACGAGCCCAAAGGCAGGGCTGAGAGCCAGGAGGACGTGATGTCCAGGTGGCTGAAGCAGGAGCCCCTCAGCCACTTTGTggaagaatgcgagagagagaaaggggcgaAAGGCGAGCGGCAGGAACGCAAGGTGGACATGCTGGCTGGGCCAGGCCAGGGCAGGTACCCGGGCCTGGGCTGCGACGAGGCTGAAGATGAGAAAAGCAGCAGCGACGACACGAGCAGCGACGAGCCTTGCCCCTCTGGACCGATGGACAGGTATCACTGTAGCCACCTGAGCTATGAGCCCGAGAACTTTGGGGACAACCTGTACGTCTGCATCCCGTGCGGCAAAGGCTTCCCCAGCTCCGAGCAGCTCAATGCCCACGTGGAGACTCACACGGAGGAAGACCTCTTTCACAAAGAGGTGGCGGAGCAAACCACTCCTTTCCTGGACAAATCCaaccagggcctgggggagatgatCAGGCCGTACCGCTGCTCGTCCTGTGACAAGTCCTACAAAGACCCAGCCACTCTCCGGCAGCATGAGAAGACCCACTGGCTCACCCGGCCTTACCCCTGCAGCATCTGCGGCAAGAAGTTCACCCAGAGGGGCACCATGACCCGCCACATGCGGAGCCACCTGGGCCTCAAGCCCTTCGCCTGTGAGGCGTGTGGGATGCGCTTCACCCGGCAGTACCGGCTCACCGAACACATGCGTATCCACTCGGGCGAGAAGCCGTACGAGTGCCAGATCTGTGGGGGCAAATTCGCGCAGCAGCGAAACCTCATCAGCCACATGAAGATGCACACCTCCGACTGCAAGCCAAAGATGGACTTCGCCGACACTGTTTACCCGCTGGCCAAGTTCGCCGCCGACCACCTGGGCATCAACCAGGAGAAGGCGGCCGAGATTTTAAGCCAATCCGCGCACCTGGCCAACGACGCCAAATTGCTGGATTCTTTCTCTGCCCCGTAA